One stretch of Pedobacter riviphilus DNA includes these proteins:
- a CDS encoding cytochrome c maturation protein CcmE domain-containing protein: protein MKKSAIIGLITIAISVGILFSLNANTDTYSNFKQAALSEKEEHVMGYWVKSMGTYYDAVKDANHFSFHMKDEKGEVREVIYAGTKPQDFEKSEKLVLIGKMNKDKFYASKILMKCPSKYNDNLVEINKDGKVDTVGKYGEKKYN from the coding sequence ATGAAGAAAAGTGCAATCATTGGATTGATTACCATCGCAATTTCCGTAGGGATTTTATTTAGCTTAAACGCAAATACCGACACCTACTCTAATTTCAAACAGGCAGCCCTTTCTGAGAAAGAAGAGCATGTTATGGGCTATTGGGTAAAATCTATGGGTACTTACTACGACGCCGTAAAAGATGCTAACCATTTTTCATTCCATATGAAAGATGAAAAAGGGGAAGTGAGAGAGGTAATTTACGCAGGTACCAAACCGCAGGATTTCGAAAAATCAGAAAAGCTTGTGTTAATCGGTAAGATGAACAAGGACAAGTTTTATGCGTCGAAAATTTTAATGAAATGCCCATCTAAATATAACGACAACCTTGTTGAAATTAATAAAGACGGTAAGGTTGATACGGTAGGTAAGTACGGCGAGAAAAAATATAACTAA
- a CDS encoding 2Fe-2S iron-sulfur cluster-binding protein: protein MSIFKLKINFEEADHESIELPIAAGESVLDVCLDNGIELQHNCGGVCGCSTCHVYVTKGMDNIEEISDKEEDFIDRAVRPKITSRLGCQCVVINGDIEVTIPDQSDFMGH, encoded by the coding sequence ATGAGCATTTTTAAACTAAAAATAAATTTTGAAGAAGCAGATCACGAATCTATTGAATTACCAATAGCAGCAGGAGAATCTGTTTTAGATGTTTGTCTGGATAATGGAATCGAATTACAGCACAACTGTGGTGGTGTTTGTGGTTGCAGTACCTGCCATGTGTACGTAACTAAGGGAATGGATAATATCGAAGAGATTTCTGACAAAGAAGAAGACTTTATTGATAGGGCAGTTCGTCCGAAAATTACTTCCCGCCTGGGCTGCCAGTGTGTGGTGATTAATGGTGATATCGAAGTGACCATTCCAGATCAATCAGATTTTATGGGACACTAG
- a CDS encoding Maf family protein: protein MPVNFPPIILASKSPRRQELLTLMGLNFKVELKDVDESYPSGLSPAEIAVYISEQKAKAFTADGEIVITADTIVALNGEILGKPEDRAHAQEMLKKLSGSRHEVFTGVTLVKGDKIHSFYDRTEVYCKSVTADEIDFYIDNYKPFDKAGSYGVQDWWGIVVVERIEGSYTNVMGLPTEKLYNELLKFI, encoded by the coding sequence ATGCCTGTCAATTTTCCTCCTATAATTTTAGCATCTAAATCCCCACGTAGACAAGAACTTTTAACACTTATGGGCTTAAACTTTAAAGTCGAACTAAAAGATGTAGATGAAAGCTACCCATCGGGTTTAAGTCCTGCAGAAATTGCCGTTTACATTTCGGAGCAAAAGGCCAAGGCTTTTACTGCTGATGGTGAAATAGTGATTACAGCTGATACCATTGTGGCCTTAAACGGAGAAATTTTAGGTAAACCCGAAGATAGAGCGCATGCACAAGAAATGTTAAAAAAACTATCGGGAAGCAGGCATGAAGTTTTTACGGGAGTAACGCTTGTTAAAGGCGATAAAATCCATTCGTTTTACGATAGGACAGAAGTTTACTGTAAATCTGTTACAGCTGATGAAATTGATTTCTACATTGATAATTATAAACCCTTTGATAAGGCTGGGAGTTACGGTGTGCAAGATTGGTGGGGTATTGTTGTAGTAGAGCGTATAGAAGGCTCTTATACAAACGTAATGGGCTTGCCAACGGAAAAGCTGTATAATGAACTGTTGAAGTTTATTTAA
- a CDS encoding Rossmann-like and DUF2520 domain-containing protein, producing MKIVLLGSGNVATHLAKALKAKGEDLVQVYSPNLSHAESLAVAIGAEGLNDLTEIEQNADLYIISIKDDAIESVAKSLKNVTGLVVHTSGTTDINVLSSQVKKAGVFYPLQTFSKGKELSFENIPLCIEANDESQLVILSNLAAKISRQVYELGGEKRKVLHLAAVFACNFPNHLYALANKILNQNGLNFEMIRPLIAETADKVMSNLPENVQTGPAVRADENTLNKHLSMLTDMPELQNIYQTLSDSIKLTLK from the coding sequence ATGAAGATCGTTTTATTGGGTTCAGGAAATGTTGCCACACACTTGGCTAAGGCTTTAAAGGCTAAAGGCGAAGATCTGGTACAGGTATACAGCCCAAACTTAAGTCATGCAGAATCTTTAGCTGTTGCAATTGGAGCTGAAGGGCTAAACGATCTTACGGAAATTGAACAAAACGCTGATTTATACATTATCTCAATAAAAGACGATGCCATTGAAAGCGTTGCCAAATCATTAAAAAATGTAACTGGCTTGGTGGTACACACCTCCGGAACTACAGATATTAATGTTTTATCTTCGCAGGTAAAAAAAGCAGGTGTTTTTTACCCTTTGCAAACTTTTTCGAAAGGTAAAGAGCTTTCATTTGAAAATATACCGCTGTGTATCGAAGCGAACGACGAAAGTCAATTGGTGATTTTAAGCAATCTGGCAGCTAAAATTAGCCGTCAGGTGTACGAGTTGGGTGGCGAGAAAAGAAAAGTATTACATCTTGCAGCGGTTTTTGCCTGTAATTTTCCGAATCACCTGTACGCTTTGGCAAATAAAATTTTAAACCAAAACGGTCTGAATTTCGAAATGATTAGGCCGTTAATTGCCGAAACAGCCGATAAGGTAATGAGTAATCTACCTGAAAATGTGCAGACTGGGCCAGCAGTACGGGCAGATGAAAACACTTTAAATAAGCATTTGAGCATGTTAACTGATATGCCCGAATTGCAAAACATTTATCAAACATTGAGCGATAGCATAAAATTAACGCTGAAATAG
- a CDS encoding Spy/CpxP family protein refolding chaperone — protein sequence MKKLMMICGLMLGIAGFANAQQGGGQGRMMMKPEERVKQLDEKLKLSDDQKTKLTAVFTEQAETMKKMREEMQGGGDRDAMREKMQKMRAENDAKVTAVLTDDQKKTYEAWQKEQRAEMQKRMQGGGNN from the coding sequence ATGAAAAAATTAATGATGATTTGCGGATTGATGCTAGGAATAGCTGGTTTCGCTAACGCGCAGCAAGGTGGCGGACAAGGCAGAATGATGATGAAGCCTGAAGAACGTGTAAAACAGTTAGATGAAAAATTAAAATTATCTGATGATCAGAAAACAAAGTTAACTGCTGTTTTTACTGAGCAGGCAGAAACCATGAAAAAAATGCGTGAAGAAATGCAAGGCGGTGGCGATAGAGATGCAATGAGAGAGAAAATGCAAAAAATGCGTGCTGAAAACGATGCAAAAGTTACTGCTGTATTAACCGACGATCAGAAAAAAACATACGAAGCTTGGCAAAAAGAGCAACGTGCCGAAATGCAGAAACGTATGCAAGGTGGTGGAAATAATTAA
- a CDS encoding KdsC family phosphatase, whose product MFLQKLKEITTFIFDVDGVLTDGTVQVTDNGQSLRTFNIKDGYAMQLAVKRGYNICIISGGDGIAMGKRFFNLGVTDVFLGTGDKVAIFNQYLQDKKIAAGEVLYMGDDIPDLKVMKLVGLPTCPADAVEEIKAISTFISPYNGGKTAVRDIIEKVMKVQGRWHDENPNAADSGM is encoded by the coding sequence ATGTTTCTGCAAAAACTAAAAGAGATCACCACTTTCATTTTTGATGTAGATGGTGTGCTTACCGATGGAACTGTTCAGGTTACTGATAATGGCCAGTCGTTGCGTACTTTTAACATTAAAGATGGTTACGCCATGCAATTGGCCGTTAAAAGAGGGTATAACATCTGTATTATATCTGGTGGAGATGGTATTGCCATGGGAAAGCGTTTTTTCAATCTGGGGGTTACCGATGTTTTCCTCGGAACAGGAGATAAGGTGGCCATTTTTAATCAATACCTTCAGGATAAAAAGATTGCTGCCGGAGAAGTGCTTTATATGGGAGATGATATCCCTGATTTAAAAGTAATGAAACTCGTAGGGCTTCCAACCTGCCCAGCTGATGCCGTTGAAGAAATAAAGGCGATATCTACATTTATTTCTCCTTACAATGGAGGCAAAACCGCTGTCCGCGATATTATCGAAAAAGTAATGAAAGTACAGGGCAGATGGCATGATGAAAATCCAAATGCTGCCGATTCGGGTATGTAA
- a CDS encoding universal stress protein, with translation MSTYLVPVDFSKTADHAAKYAARLSFAMTDSKIILLNAYYVSEYESILPTPDLIVTTDVHIADEITRRMEALEKLKSKMLEINPEADIEVSLTRETLLRSIIDRVNREEIELIIIGSNGKRAKDESDIGSNAIKISKSSPVPVLVVPPKADYQSIRKAILACDFKKVKEVIPMHALKNILSKHALELLVLNINSGHPVNMQEEHILHEMLKDFSPAYHYADHPDTIKGIVKFAKSEEAQLIIALPKKYSFFESLLHESVSQKLTIKSHVPVLLLKD, from the coding sequence ATGAGTACATACCTTGTACCTGTCGATTTTTCTAAAACAGCTGATCACGCTGCGAAATATGCGGCCAGGTTGAGTTTCGCAATGACGGACTCAAAAATTATACTGCTTAACGCATACTATGTTTCAGAATATGAAAGCATCTTGCCAACTCCCGATTTAATTGTTACTACGGATGTTCATATCGCTGATGAAATTACGCGAAGGATGGAAGCACTAGAAAAACTGAAATCAAAAATGTTGGAGATTAACCCCGAGGCCGACATAGAGGTTTCTTTAACAAGGGAAACTTTATTAAGATCTATCATCGATCGGGTAAATAGAGAAGAGATCGAACTTATTATTATTGGCAGCAACGGTAAAAGAGCGAAAGACGAAAGTGATATCGGTTCTAATGCGATCAAAATTTCTAAATCAAGCCCGGTTCCGGTTTTGGTTGTTCCGCCTAAAGCCGATTATCAATCGATCCGTAAAGCCATTTTGGCCTGTGATTTTAAAAAGGTTAAAGAGGTGATTCCCATGCATGCGCTTAAAAATATTTTAAGCAAACATGCCTTAGAACTTTTGGTGCTCAATATCAATTCTGGTCATCCTGTTAATATGCAAGAAGAACATATTTTGCACGAAATGCTTAAAGATTTTTCTCCAGCTTATCACTATGCCGATCATCCTGATACGATTAAAGGAATCGTAAAATTTGCTAAAAGTGAAGAAGCCCAGCTGATTATTGCATTGCCCAAAAAATATAGTTTTTTCGAAAGTCTGCTTCACGAAAGTGTATCCCAAAAACTGACTATTAAATCACATGTACCTGTATTATTGTTAAAAGATTAA
- the iscX gene encoding Fe-S cluster assembly protein IscX codes for MNNDKFALPFYWNDYEDIAMSLYEKFGDDFTEAKIYRIRFTELLDWVLSLPNFKGTREESNEGHLEQIQSAWVYEWRDNQ; via the coding sequence ATGAATAACGATAAATTTGCTTTACCTTTTTACTGGAACGACTATGAAGATATTGCAATGTCTTTATATGAGAAATTTGGTGATGATTTTACAGAAGCCAAAATCTACCGCATCCGCTTTACCGAGCTTTTAGACTGGGTTTTATCATTACCCAACTTTAAAGGAACCCGTGAAGAAAGCAATGAAGGCCATTTAGAGCAAATCCAATCTGCTTGGGTTTACGAGTGGAGAGATAATCAATAA